A stretch of the Amycolatopsis sp. BJA-103 genome encodes the following:
- a CDS encoding MFS transporter: protein MTIGKGRKIGTIAVCVLAQLLIAIDLTVLHLVLPSLSEQMHPSTTEMLWIADAYGFALAGLLITMGNIGDRVGRKKLLLIGASLFGIASVITAYAPTAELLIAARALLGIAAATLMPSTLSIIRNVFTGKERAAAIGVSSGLTILGFGMGPLVGGVLLEHFWWGSVFLVNVPVVIVMVIAGALILPESKNPAPGRIDVPSVLLSVVGMVGIVYTIKEVAYQGWGHWDVAVAAVLGLGCLLAFVLRQPRLAEPLMDLKLFAQRAFSATVGTTILAMFAQLAVSLMFAQYLQLVVGWSPLKSGLAGLPGMGGAIVGGVFAPLAIKAFGRAVTIALGCALSAVGFALYSGIGVTIVYTDLLAAMIIFGVGLALILAVATDTVLGVVPKARAGAASAISETATELGGALGIAVLGSALGALYRSELVIPAGVPPEAISDTLGGAVQYAAQLPPEQGALILGNAKLAFVDGLQVTMVCSAALMALLAVSALFTLRGVPKVLEDPEDEPAPVPVATG, encoded by the coding sequence GTGACCATCGGCAAGGGCCGCAAGATCGGCACCATCGCGGTCTGTGTACTGGCACAACTGCTGATCGCGATCGACCTGACCGTGCTGCACCTGGTGCTGCCGTCGCTTTCGGAGCAGATGCACCCGTCGACGACGGAAATGCTGTGGATCGCCGACGCGTACGGTTTCGCGCTCGCCGGGCTGCTGATCACGATGGGGAACATCGGTGACCGGGTCGGCCGGAAGAAACTGCTGCTGATCGGGGCATCGCTGTTCGGTATCGCTTCGGTGATCACGGCGTACGCGCCGACGGCGGAGCTCCTGATCGCCGCCCGCGCGCTGCTCGGGATCGCCGCCGCGACGCTGATGCCGTCGACGTTGTCGATCATCCGGAACGTGTTCACCGGCAAGGAACGCGCGGCCGCGATCGGCGTTTCGAGCGGGCTGACCATCCTCGGTTTCGGCATGGGCCCGCTCGTCGGCGGTGTCCTGCTGGAGCACTTCTGGTGGGGTTCGGTGTTCCTGGTCAACGTGCCGGTGGTGATCGTCATGGTGATCGCGGGCGCGCTGATCCTGCCCGAGTCGAAGAACCCGGCGCCGGGCCGGATCGACGTGCCCAGCGTGCTGCTGTCCGTCGTGGGCATGGTCGGGATCGTCTACACGATCAAGGAAGTCGCGTACCAGGGCTGGGGGCACTGGGACGTCGCGGTCGCCGCCGTGCTCGGCCTCGGCTGCCTGCTCGCGTTCGTCCTGCGGCAGCCGAGGCTGGCCGAACCGCTGATGGACCTGAAACTGTTCGCGCAGCGGGCGTTCTCGGCGACCGTCGGCACCACCATCCTGGCGATGTTCGCGCAGCTCGCGGTCTCGCTGATGTTCGCGCAGTACCTGCAGCTGGTGGTGGGCTGGTCGCCACTGAAATCCGGGCTCGCCGGGCTGCCGGGGATGGGCGGCGCGATCGTCGGCGGCGTTTTCGCGCCACTGGCGATCAAGGCCTTCGGCCGGGCGGTCACGATCGCGCTGGGCTGTGCTCTGTCGGCGGTCGGCTTCGCGCTGTACTCGGGTATCGGCGTGACGATCGTCTACACCGACCTGCTCGCCGCGATGATCATCTTCGGCGTCGGGCTGGCGCTGATCCTCGCCGTCGCGACGGACACGGTGCTCGGCGTGGTGCCGAAGGCGAGGGCGGGCGCGGCGTCGGCGATCTCCGAGACGGCGACCGAACTCGGCGGGGCGCTGGGGATCGCCGTCCTCGGCAGTGCGCTCGGCGCGCTGTACCGGAGCGAACTCGTCATCCCGGCGGGTGTGCCGCCCGAGGCGATCTCGGACACCCTCGGCGGCGCCGTCCAGTACGCGGCGCAGTTGCCGCCCGAGCAGGGGGCGTTGATCCTCGGCAACGCGAAACTCGCGTTCGTCGACGGGTTGCAGGTGACGATGGTGTGCTCGGCGGCGCTGATGGCGCTGCTGGCGGTCAGCGCGTTGTTCACGCTGCGCGGGGTGCCGAAGGTCCTCGAGGACCCGGAGGACGAGCCTGCGCCGGTTCCGGTCGCGACGGGCTGA